The proteins below are encoded in one region of Pomacea canaliculata isolate SZHN2017 linkage group LG7, ASM307304v1, whole genome shotgun sequence:
- the LOC112568580 gene encoding uncharacterized protein LOC112568580 — MFARELRKKNQTKISGAGTEDLYRSTWPYFQHLQFLLPVMSITKPTVTNLDTDTPVSEGEMVTEEDQNEAQIHTSSEGVGNTSIEWEDGNAMAETAETPEQNFVKSNKKRKRNASGDLTDCVLQYFQKKKQEDNRDVMSFNNADHVWAMHLVHGTSKISNESQRELLKIEMQELLQKYQRAQLMSRATAICDYFLGDFLK, encoded by the exons ATGTTTGCGAGGGAACTTCGCAAGAAGAACCAAACTAAAATAAGCGGGGCGGGCACTGAAGATCTGTACCGGTCTACATGGCCCTATTTTCAGCACCTGCAGTTTTTGCTGCCTGTAATGTCCATCACAAAACCCACAGTGACAAACTTG GATACAGATACACCAGTGTCTGAAGGGGAGATGGTGACTGAAGAGGACCAAAATGAAGCTCAAATTCATACAAGTTCCGAAGGGGTGGGGAACACTTCCATCGAATGGGAGGATGGAAATGCAATGGCAGAAACTGCAGAGACACCAGaacaaaactttgtaaaaagtaataaaaaaagaaaacgaaatgcATCTGGTGACCTTACTGACTGTGTCCTACagtatttccaaaagaaaaagcaagaagacaACAGAGATGTAATGTCATTTAACAACGCAGATCATGTATGGGCAATGCATCTTGTACATGGCACCTCAAAGATATCAAATGAATCACAAAGAGAGCTGCTTAAAATAGAAATGCAAGAACTTCTTCAGAAGTATCAGAGAGCACAGTTAATGAGCAGAGCAACAGCAATATGTGATTATTTCCTAGGAGACTTCCTAAAATGA